In the Aquipuribacter hungaricus genome, one interval contains:
- a CDS encoding DUF1059 domain-containing protein yields the protein MKRFRCGDVIPGCTAQFAGTEEDILAQVGAHARRDHGVADVGPELVVSVRAALQDVH from the coding sequence GTGAAGCGTTTCCGTTGTGGTGATGTGATTCCCGGATGCACGGCGCAGTTCGCCGGCACCGAAGAGGATATCCTCGCGCAGGTTGGGGCGCACGCCCGGCGCGACCATGGGGTGGCCGACGTGGGGCCGGAGCTGGTCGTCAGCGTCCGGGCGGCGCTGCAGGACGTTCACTAG
- a CDS encoding diguanylate cyclase gives MTTIRSWEFWGLPRAARATVLTIIAAAVMAVVAVGTTSDETGWLLVSVLAMACAVTEVINVGIGRTESRARTDRVEITVSTDSVWVFAAVVAAPLPGVVALAVALSLLVSVRDAFSTSDRVRIPLHRVVFNISMVVLSSTGAAVVIQTYAASPLGAYQGGLLVAALAGFAVMHLAESFLLGSVVSAHGGVGWRPFRELAFDWRGALAQCALGTLIGVAGSMDPFLVAAGVPIAMLLQRGLQHRQLVTALARDPKTGVASSSGWRDRAERELALSRSSNQPMGVAVVDIDHFKTVNDTHGHLLGDEVLKATAKALTSAVRDSDLVGRFGGDEFVVLFPQAGRAAVAEAGERLRAATAELAIEAPGLELPLRITTSVGLASYPRDGDQLHSLLEQADAALYDVKHTGRGRVSFALDPRSMTAPRNEGPAAEPRRA, from the coding sequence GTGACCACCATCCGTTCCTGGGAGTTCTGGGGGCTCCCGCGCGCGGCCCGGGCGACCGTACTCACGATCATTGCCGCAGCCGTGATGGCAGTGGTCGCGGTGGGGACCACTTCGGACGAGACCGGCTGGCTCCTGGTGAGCGTCCTCGCGATGGCCTGCGCGGTCACCGAGGTGATCAACGTGGGCATCGGGAGGACGGAATCGCGCGCGCGCACGGACCGGGTCGAGATCACGGTCAGCACCGACAGCGTCTGGGTGTTCGCCGCTGTCGTCGCGGCGCCGTTGCCGGGTGTTGTGGCGCTTGCGGTCGCGCTCTCCCTCCTGGTCTCCGTCCGTGACGCCTTCAGCACGTCTGACCGTGTCCGGATCCCGCTGCACCGGGTGGTCTTCAACATCTCCATGGTGGTGCTGTCCTCGACGGGAGCCGCTGTGGTGATCCAGACCTACGCGGCCTCGCCGCTTGGCGCGTACCAGGGCGGTCTCCTCGTTGCTGCCCTCGCCGGTTTCGCCGTCATGCACCTCGCCGAGTCGTTCCTTCTGGGGTCGGTGGTCTCCGCACACGGTGGGGTCGGCTGGCGACCGTTCCGGGAGCTGGCTTTCGACTGGCGCGGCGCCCTGGCGCAGTGCGCGCTCGGAACCCTCATCGGAGTGGCAGGGTCGATGGACCCTTTCCTGGTGGCGGCGGGTGTGCCCATCGCGATGCTCTTGCAGCGCGGCCTCCAGCACCGCCAACTCGTCACCGCCCTGGCACGTGACCCCAAGACGGGAGTCGCTTCTTCGTCGGGGTGGCGCGACCGCGCCGAGCGAGAGCTCGCCCTCAGCAGGTCGTCCAATCAGCCCATGGGTGTCGCCGTCGTCGACATCGACCACTTCAAGACGGTCAACGACACGCATGGCCACCTGCTGGGCGACGAGGTGCTGAAAGCCACGGCCAAAGCACTCACGAGCGCCGTTCGTGACAGCGACCTCGTGGGTCGCTTCGGTGGCGACGAGTTCGTCGTCCTGTTCCCCCAGGCCGGGCGGGCCGCGGTGGCCGAGGCGGGTGAGCGCCTACGCGCCGCGACCGCTGAGCTGGCGATCGAGGCTCCCGGCCTGGAACTGCCGCTGCGCATCACGACCTCTGTAGGGCTGGCGAGCTACCCCAGAGACGGCGACCAGCTCCACAGCCTTCTCGAACAAGCGGACGCAGCCCTCTACGACGTCAAGCACACGGGACGAGGCCGCGTGTCCTTCGCCCTCGACCCCCGCAGCATGACGGCGCCGAGGAACGAGGGCCCGGCAGCCGAACCACGACGGGCATGA
- a CDS encoding EAL and HDOD domain-containing protein — MVDEAAHEAATAQVISAVFGEFGVANLAGDLPLFVNTTRAFLVGDIPLPDDPERLVIEVLEHVLLDAEVLAGIVALKRAGYRIAADDWDGTRSRDGLLPLCDVVKIDLSAVGHAALPGLIADARRLSPGVSVCVERVETAEDAGLAEAAGAVLLQGFYLDRPQTRTTRTLTASEVTCLRLLGALASEADTGELVRLVSSDPGLAMQVLRMAASPAGVGRPVASVSQAVVLLGPRKLGSWLVLVLLGGASRASREHVVAVLARAGACALLSPSSRDAAFTAGLLSAALELLGGEPADVMRDSGADPAIADAVLRGGGPVGAALQAVIAHERNDPAAALSTTHDPYTVSRAVLQAVVGARAVAEAMSDER, encoded by the coding sequence TTGGTCGATGAGGCCGCGCACGAGGCCGCGACCGCTCAGGTCATCAGCGCCGTGTTCGGTGAGTTCGGGGTCGCGAACCTTGCCGGGGACCTGCCGTTGTTCGTCAACACCACGCGGGCCTTCCTTGTGGGTGATATCCCGCTTCCCGACGACCCCGAACGGCTGGTCATCGAGGTCCTGGAACATGTGTTGCTCGATGCCGAGGTCCTCGCCGGCATCGTCGCCTTGAAGCGGGCGGGCTACCGGATCGCCGCCGATGACTGGGACGGCACCAGGTCCCGTGATGGGCTGCTGCCGTTGTGCGACGTCGTGAAGATCGACCTGTCGGCCGTTGGACATGCCGCGCTGCCGGGTCTCATCGCCGATGCTCGGAGGCTTTCCCCGGGTGTCAGCGTCTGTGTCGAACGAGTCGAGACCGCCGAGGACGCCGGGCTGGCCGAGGCTGCCGGGGCCGTGCTGCTGCAGGGCTTCTACCTTGATCGGCCACAGACTCGCACGACCCGCACCCTGACCGCATCTGAGGTGACGTGCCTGCGGTTGCTGGGTGCCCTGGCCAGTGAGGCGGACACCGGTGAGCTCGTCCGGCTGGTCAGTTCTGATCCTGGTTTGGCGATGCAGGTGCTCCGCATGGCGGCCAGTCCTGCAGGCGTCGGCCGGCCGGTGGCCTCGGTGAGTCAGGCCGTGGTCCTGCTGGGCCCCCGCAAGCTCGGTTCCTGGCTGGTGCTCGTGCTCTTAGGTGGTGCCTCGCGCGCATCCCGCGAGCACGTCGTCGCTGTCTTGGCTCGAGCTGGGGCCTGCGCTCTGCTGAGCCCGAGCAGCCGTGACGCTGCGTTCACGGCCGGGCTGCTGTCGGCGGCGCTTGAGCTGCTGGGAGGTGAGCCCGCTGACGTCATGAGGGACAGCGGCGCCGACCCGGCGATAGCCGACGCCGTCCTACGCGGGGGCGGGCCCGTAGGAGCCGCCCTTCAGGCAGTGATAGCCCACGAGCGCAACGACCCCGCGGCTGCCCTGAGCACAACTCATGACCCGTACACCGTGTCCCGTGCAGTTCTGCAGGCCGTTGTTGGCGCGAGGGCCGTCGCCGAAGCCATGAGCGACGAGCGGTGA